The sequence atTTTTACATAATTGCTTAAAAGCGACTAGAAGACATATGGAGTTGGGATGAGACTGAGTTATAGAAATATTGTTATATAAGATAGCAGTCTTAATAAAAGGATATAGAGGTAATCTAAGACCGGCTTTTAAGTGCTCTTCATACAACACTATGTGGTTTGCTAGAGGAGTGTTGTTTCCGAGAAAATGCTCGGAACATTTCAAAGTAAAATCAGAAGGGATATTATACCGAACTCTAAGATTTTCTAGGCGAGGAAGGTCCATAGTAGATGGATACAGATGGTAATCGTTCTCACCatctttgaaaaatatttttaagttttcatcTTTCGTGTGATTAGAGGTATATCCATcaagtaaatataaaagaaatgaactcGATCTATTGTAAGTTTGAATATGTTATTTCTCTATAagtaaatgaaattttttatctaattatatgtATGTCTGGACCATCCGAAATGTAAGCTAATAGATGCTGCGGTATTGAACGCAATTCACCTGAGAGTAGGAGAATGAGCCTACAGAATTTATCaaggataaaagaaaagaagtcatgGCATTAGAATCTTCTCTCATTGTTCGTTATTTTGTTTGCCAAGTGTTTTGACAGTTTGGCGGCACCATCcccaaatatatattaacagCTTCTTTCAGACTCCTGATAATAAGATCAGAATGTCCAAGTATCGCCACacgaagagagagaaaaagcgGTCTTATTTTGGCGTCTCATGTCCAACTCATATTTTCCAGGCTATACACGAAACAGAACattaaacaatttaatatCGGAATCTCTGATAATTTTGGACTAAAACCCGTTCCCCTTGAGTTCCTACACATTGAAGAAATATTACAAGTCTTGCTAGCAAGGCAAACCTTCCTGCTGTATCATCTAACCTTTCTCTATGAGTGAATTATTGCTAACAGTCGCCCAGCTTTCACTATCTTCAGCATAGTAATTCAACTTCACCACTAATCGTATGAGATCTGCTAACAACATAAAATGTAATTTAGCAGTGCATTACTATAATTCAGGTTATTTCAAAGAAAGAGGGAGAGAGAATAAGATAAATTGCTAACGTGCTAATACACTGGACTGACAACCAAAGAGTTGAGCTGGCCACCTGCATTTAGAACCATAGCTCAGAAGATAATTTACTTCTCAGACTGGAGAGCAacttgtctttttcttttcttttgaatgaaAGGGGGGCTAACAGTAACAGCCTAAAAAAACAATACATAGCTTCTAGGTCAGGATGTCTTGCTGCAATAACTCCATTTTGAGGAAGCAATTAGGAACATGACAACCAAAGCCGTAATTGAACCCCATATTGGCAAGATAATCAGCACATCTATTGCCTTCACAATGAACATGCATGAACAAGATCTTCCAGACTCAAGAGAAACTTTCATCTGTGATAAGGAAGCGGATATGCACAACTGACAAAAAATATCCTAACGTACAAACAGATAAAATTATGTAGAAAACAAATGATACTACAGGTGAGATCAATCCTTTTCCAAATGAAAGTTATATATCCAGCAAACCATGAGAAGTTTCACAAATACATCAATTGTTGCGTGCTCATCGTGTCCTAAATCAGTACAAATGCATGTTCCCAAGACCAATCTAGTAAAACAACCAAAATGTGCTATTCTTGCATAGTGATGAAGAAATGATGTAAGGAGCAAGGGGATAGTAGCCGAATGACAATCAAGAGCAAGAAAACAAGATAAAGCCAGTGCACCATTAAGTCtagaattgaaaataataagaatccAAAACAAGAGCATTGCAGTAAAGCTGACAATAACATCCGCTTTCATCATTGCAACCAAATATCAATATTTGAACAACTATTGTATCCGGTGGTAAtggcaaaaaagaaagaaatagtaGGGAATTGAAGAACAGGGTTACTAAAAcatgacttttctttttggctaTCAATATCAAGATAAAAGCCAACACTATTCtaagaataagaaattacaaataaaaatttctagcCTGAACCACCTTCATTTGAAGCTTCATTGACATAACCTTCCTTGCGACCTTCAAATCCTGGCCGCAAGagctttttctctctctttgcaattttattcatctttttcttatgaattCTATCAGCTATGTTTTGTGATCTTTTCTGCTGTTTTTCTGCTTTCATTTTTTGTTGGGTTTCAAGTCTCTCCTTCCATTTCTCTGCGTTCTTTTGTTGcctcttcttctccttctttagGCTCTGATTCAACAGCTTTGGATTATCATGAACCTTAACCCCTGCAGCTCTATCGGTTGCTGCTTTCCATGAATGCTTCTCCGTGATAATATGTCCTTTCTCTGGGTCCTTCTTAGCTTCCTCTAATTGTTTTGCCTTCTCAAGTTCCTTCATTTTCGAAagtttcctcttcttcttctttccatgTTCTTCTTCACTCCCAAGCTTAACGTGACTAAATTTGAGTTCTTTTGCAGCCTCAGCTACATCCTTCTCCACATTTTCCTTTGATTCCTTCAATGTAGGTTTCTTATCATCAGACTCTGAATCCCTCTTGCGTTTCTTTTGCTGAATTACTCCCTTCTCATTTTTCCTCTTTACCTTATCTGAGCCACCAGTATTGCGGCCTCCTCGAAGCTCTTCAATTTTGCGACGAAGTCGCTGCCGCAGTTCTTCATAAGTTGCTGATTTTTCACCATCTTCTTGTAAACCAGACATTATTGGATGAACCTCCACTTCTTCCTCATCATCACTctcattatttgatttttcctTCTCCAAGTTTTGCATGAGCAAATTTAGGGTAGTTGTGGAAGACTTTTCTGGATCTAAACGATCTCTCCTTGctttcttaatattttctcTTGACTCTTTCTTTGCAAGTGCTTTTTCATCCTTGCTAAGGCCCTGGAACCATTTCTTATCCGTATCGTCAACTGGTAGATAGAACTTAGGAGGGATAAGCTCAATCAACTTGTCAAAGAACACAGAGTTCTCATGAATGAGAGACTTCACATCAGTATCACAACTGGGCTCACTGACAGCattctgcttcttcttcttcatctgtGCAGAATCTGCAATTGCACAGCAAACCATAACCATCAAAAGATAAACAAGTGAATGAAGTTTCCACTGAATGTAACTTGTCCACAAGAATTTAAAGcgagagaaaacaaaatttcCCAATGTGTTTAAAAAGATCCTTACTttataaacaaacaaataagaGAAATTCAATCAAATCAATAGTTACAATACTATTAAAagatacaaataaaattaaacaagttTCAACcgaataaataaatcaagcagaggaaaaagaaaaaacgaaCCTGGACAAACTGCGAAAGACAGAATCTAAACCCTAGAGTTTTTGTAAAGGAGAAAAGCGGTTGAAATAAAACAAATCGGGTTATAGATGGGCCGGTTAatataatgctaatttgtccGACTGTAAATCGGGTTTGGTCAGGTTGGTTCAGTGCAGCCAATGAAGCCTAATCCAACCTGGTTAGGGTTTGAATTCGTTAAAAATTCCGTATTacatatttactaataaattaatagctaacagtatataattattatagttttaaaattagtatataacatattaaaataataaaaaattattttcttttactactATTCCTATACTTGGAAGATAAGACAATTATTACATTAGTCAAATATGttctaatttcaaaattttttgatatcaATCTTTTTCATCTCGTTATCATACACAAATTATATAcatcattaaaatttattttaaacaattttcttttatcattttattgattaaaaagactcttattttaataagtagcttattagcattatttttttttaatgaattttagacaagtattgaagattttacttttaatttcaaatattttgattatttatttcttatcattttttttttatcctaCTTGAATTGTATATCATAgttcaaattaattttgtacaatttcttttcataaaatataattttacataattactctttattatatattatgttgTCATGCAATAGTCTTTTAGTTTCAAAAGTTGtagatatatttctattatcCTTTTCTTACATATTATAGATGTGCAATGAGActtatctcttttaatttcaaaattttggatatttattttatttctttattctacTCAAATTGTATatcattaattgaaattaaatttatattaatttttatttatcctaataaataatatactttaacctaattaatttttagtaaatgattataaattttcctttatcaGAAGTAATAGatgatttattctttaaataatgattttttatcattaagATAACATACTTGTAAATAGTAAacaatttattctttaattggAGAATAATTCTTTACCTTAAcaaaagtataataattatattatatatattatatatatcaataatcCGATACTTAAGAAATTATGCAAAAAATTGACAATCCTAAGAAAACTAATGAAATAACACAGAGCACAATTTCgatatttaaaatgaaaaaaaaaaaaaacaaaagagaaaaacatgGGAAATTTAGAAGGCAAAAGGGCAAAAATAATGGAAtttaaaaacaacaaaattcaaGCTTTAAAGTACGTTCATCAACAATTAGACATTATTATGGTAATTTACCAAGCTGTTTGGCTTGGAAATCAATTCCTGCCTGTATTTCCTACTTGACCagagaaataaataatggTTCCGCCATATCAAAAATTCTGCAGCCCCTCTATTTAGAGGTTTCCATGCAATTCAACCTAAGAATCTAAGAACACTTGCTAATAGATCGAAAGAGATTTGACAGAAAGATCATATGTAATATAGTATTATTACTCCTTAATTGTAATTGGATATTCTATTTGGATCCAAATTGTCATCTCTACTAAATAACCCCCACCTGGTCTTAGGCCACCATCAACTTTTGAAACTTCAGAGCTTAGGATTTACTCCCAACCCTCTGGTTGAATCTCTGCCAGAATTATAACGGTTTCCTTCACTGTTATTAACCTCTGCTGTTACATCTTGCTTCCCAGGACTACTTGCTTTCGGAGAGCTAAACATTCCAAAACTAGATGCTGGTGAACTGGTACCACTGGGAACATCAAGTTGCTTGAGCATTTCAGGAGGAAGCTTCATGTTTCTAAATGCAGAAGAATCTGTCCGAACTGGTTTACTTTCTCCAATCGAGGAAGTGACATTTATCTCTGACTGTGAGTGCCCACTTCGAGGGGATAACCGAGGTTCAAACCCGAATGAGGCTGGCTTATCTGGGCCCCTACTATCTCTTGATGTGTTGAGAGGGAATTGCTGCCTCACTTTATATCTGTTTTCAGTCCCAAGGGACGGTGgtggtttatattttttttcggTCCCAAGGGAAGGCTGTGGTTTATATCTGTTAATGGTCCCAAGGGAAGGCTGTGGTGAGGATGGAAGTTGCTGAGAATCTTGTGCTGGCTTAGGCTGAAATACGTTTGGAATACTGAAGTTCAATCCAGAGGAATTCGCTTTCCGTGGAATATTCATGTCTTCTCTACAATATATACTAGGATCCTTGTCATCAGTACCATGAGCAAATGCTCCGTCAAAACCATCAGTTGAATCAGCAATTGACCAAGTGGTTTTATTATCTTCACATATTTCATCTGGTACATCATCTTCATCAGAAAGGATCTTGTCTTCCGTTTCCACAGCAGATTCCGAAGAATCCTTTTCAGCCATCAATGAATTTGCAACAGGTCCAGAATGGTTGGCGCTCGACTTTGCATTGGCAACCTCTTGAACATCCTTGAACTTTTTTGCACCAACTTTCTTTGACTGCCCAAACTTGGCGTGCCTAACTAACACATATGCTTGTTTTTTCTCCACCCTCGGTCCACTCTCTATAATGAATTCATCACCCATCTGCAAAAAGTTGTTTATGAAAGCAAAAGTGGAAGACGTTAAGAAGTATTAACAGCTGATAGCAACTTATGaataagaaggaaaaaaagaaaagctgaTATCAACCAAAGCAGTGAGACGAGACAGCGTTGCTCTTAGttcctctttctcttcttcttcttgttttatCCTCTCAGCTATTTCCTCCTCAGTTAGATCTCCATCATGCTTTTTTGAGGCCCTACCTCCCTTTTTCGGTGAACCTAAGGCCATACACTGATCCACAACCACGAAAAGACAACAATTATTATGTAGCTCTGAGCAACATGTCCAGGATCTTGTAGAGCAGAAAAATGTACCCATGGATCATCTGGCAAAGTAATAAATACGTTCTTTATATCTACCAACTCGAGagctttgaattttttatgtCCATCGTCATTTATAAACCCAAGCTTTGTATATATCAGTGAATCAAATAACTGATGGAAATGCATACAAATTCATGTATAAGATCATAGATATAGCATAACTCTCTTACAACTACAACAGTGATTGCAAGGTCTATGGCATCAAACAAATCAATTATAACCAACATGCATCTATTTCATTATAAGACTCACTTTTCAACATTTTCAAGCAATGAAAAAACTTGTCAAGTATAAAGGAAAAACTTTTCTagtacatatattaaatttaatgaaaatagaataacagaagaaaataatatttccaCTTTATAAATTAGATAGGATTAAACATAAACAAATGCTTATTTTTCTCCTGATATAATGTCATCATGCAACTTGAATAAGCAGGTATCAATTATAACATATCAGTATATCATAAAAGGATAATGCTCTAGGAGAAAAAGGAGGAGATACCTTCACTCGATAACCACGCTCCATCAGCCTAATAACTGAATCTGCTTTAATCTTCAAGTCCTTTTGTTCCTGAAAGTAACAATAGAAAGGTCTAATTTAATACCACTTTTCCATTACTAGCAACAGGATATGAATAACATGTTTTTGCACAAGTTTTGTGTATCATTAACTCACTGTTACAGTATAAGACTAACATCAACAAATGATACAAATATACAGATTAAGTAATACTTTAGTTGCAGAATACAGTCTAAAGGTGGGTCAGTTAGAAGGCTGACAGATGATTCTGAAGTTCTGCCTCATCCCAATAGAGCATATGAGCTGTTggatttctatttttatccAAGAATATCAAGATATTtactaaaaacataaaaattatgccAAATGAAAATGGAGAAAGAATCAATACAAGTACAGTCAGAGAGCAGAGCATCAAGTGACTAAATATTCTGGGGCAGAAAACTAATCTTCCACGTCCTGAGGCTCCTAGGTAACAGAAAAAGTTTTATGTCCAATACTCTCTTCTGATAACAGCTTTCTTGGGGTAGAGAACCCAACTCTTTGCCTGTGGTTTGTTACCAGATTCTTCCCCATAGTCGATCTGGTCATTAAATACAAAGAAGCTAGTGAACTAAGATTATGGCtaattcaattttctttccctCTCAACAATTGGCCTTATTCTGAGGTCAGTCAAACAACATGGTATCCATCACACCTCAATCCCAACCCTAAAGTTccattgatttttctttctccaggTCCTAATTCCCTGAGCTACATCACAATGCAAACCTCAAGCTCGGTGATGGTCAGCATCACATAATAGATGTGACAACTTTGACTGAGCATCATTGCTGGCGAGAACTGAAAAGAATGTGAAAGCAGGACTCTCAAATAAGAAACTTACAGTTTTAGCAGAAAACCGAACTTCTTTGCAATCGCCTTTTCTCAATGTGACCTCTGACTGCATAAACAGCAAAAAACTGATAAATAATAGTAGTATAATATTACCACAAACCACTAAAATTACATGCCAAATCTCAGATAGTAACACTGTAGATTTTCCAGAAGGCACAATATAACTAGCAAGATATACATGTGTAccctatatatttataaaaggaaACTAAGACAAAGCAAGATATATAAATAGCTTAATGAAAGCTCAAAAACCCAGAAAAGAAGTAGGAGAGCATAGAAGAAACTTCCATCCCATAATTTTCGGAGGGAATAATCTCAGGAGCCATGCCTGAATGGCATTTTGGTATCAGCATCTCCTAACCACATAAATGCACAAAATATTCTCCTTGCAGTTGATACTTCACAACATGTTCGCAGTAGACACATATGCACAATGTATGAAACAGAAAGCTAAACCATTACCTACAATTATGGTATTTAACAGAACTACCAAGAACCAAACCCTTTAGTGCCAAGCACATAGAAGTTCATTCCAACAAAAGAACCACAAAGACTTAGTTTGGCAATACGCCCTACCTTGCTTTTAACACGGTCCTTTTCCTTCGACTGTTGTTTGTACTTCTCTTTGTTGAAGTCCATAATTTTACAGACAGGTGGATCGACATTTCTATCAACCTGTAAGAGagaatattattagttaaacAGATAATGAATAAAGCTGGTCACCCATTTAAGACTAAACCAACTACAAACTTTAGCCACTAAAGTAATTTCAAAAGTAGGATTCTGGGCATCTTACAGATTGTCAAAGAACTTAAATTACATAATGAAATGAAAAGCCAAGCATGTAGAAGAAAAATGCTTAGTTTCTAAGCTGGCAATGCTACTCTTTTCAACTAATGCTCATCTCACACAGCAAGCACCAATAAAATATGCAAGGAAAGAACATGTTTGTATGCCTTGCAAGTTGAACAGAAATGGAAATTGATGTCTAGATCCAAGGAATGCTATTCAAAATCATTTTTgacataattaaatagaatttaaaggTATTATGTAGAGATCacacaaaacaagaaaatatcatttcctttaataattaatttatttcttaaggaagTATAACGTTAACAAGGAcaggaaaataataaaataaccacaAACTTCTAAATATTACCTCAACCAGATCAAGTTTGAGCTTCTTTGCTCGTTCCAGTGCTTCACGCCTTGGGACAACACCATGCCCTGcatgcattccatatgtatggTCAAATTTCAtgtgtttatattatttcaccTTTGGTAGATCAATTACTTATATAGttttacaattattatttgaagTTTATCCACAATTTTTCTTAAGTAAGATCATCATATACATACATCAGCAGAAGATACCACATTgcaattttattagttatcaCAAATAAAGGAAACAATTCTTCATTGCAAAACAACCAGCACTAtccttctttcctttcattttgaatttaGCCAACATGTTTTGTGTGTCTGAAATATCCAAATACAAAATGGCAACGATGCTGCTCCCCCAAAATAGTTAGAACCAACAAACCATGAGGTTGGCAGTGGACTAAATTGGAGCCCACACATACTGAAGGACAAGGACAATCAAGTCGACTAACTATTATTGATTGCTTTGACTAGATAGTGTGAGTTTGTCTTTTTCAAAAGTAATAAGCATCCTCGGAATGAAGAAAATGCATCTGTTGAGCTTGCTAATCAAGGATTATCAAATAATGTATCTAGAAAGGAAGTATGTATAGgtttcatatataataatgaGTAAGTTGATTAAATACCTTAACCCTGAATGATGCACATCTCATCGTCTAACTTTTTCTAGGAAGCATGATATAAAAAGTACAAACCCCCTCACAAAGAGCATCTTTCCCATAAGCATTATCCCGATCAtgtaaaatgaataataaaatctgTTAGTATATACTCAGAGACGAAGGTAAAGTTGAATTAAGGATTATTCAAGACTTAGGACCTGTTTAATTAAGGATTGGCGATCAATGATGAACTATAAGCTGTTCACAATTGTGATTGAGTATTCATTGTTgcctaataaataatagaaaacattatttagttataaatataatttcatttggcatttactaattaaatagGAAAATGTTACTATCTCAATATGTTGACCATA is a genomic window of Ricinus communis isolate WT05 ecotype wild-type chromosome 2, ASM1957865v1, whole genome shotgun sequence containing:
- the LOC8274117 gene encoding ribosomal RNA-processing protein 14-C, encoding MKKKKQNAVSEPSCDTDVKSLIHENSVFFDKLIELIPPKFYLPVDDTDKKWFQGLSKDEKALAKKESRENIKKARRDRLDPEKSSTTTLNLLMQNLEKEKSNNESDDEEEVEVHPIMSGLQEDGEKSATYEELRQRLRRKIEELRGGRNTGGSDKVKRKNEKGVIQQKKRKRDSESDDKKPTLKESKENVEKDVAEAAKELKFSHVKLGSEEEHGKKKKRKLSKMKELEKAKQLEEAKKDPEKGHIITEKHSWKAATDRAAGVKVHDNPKLLNQSLKKEKKRQQKNAEKWKERLETQQKMKAEKQQKRSQNIADRIHKKKMNKIAKREKKLLRPGFEGRKEGYVNEASNEGGSG
- the LOC8274116 gene encoding translation initiation factor IF3-1, mitochondrial, encoding MAFWHRLNQSKLKLLSHQLKRSYAQPLYPSLLNYTTKTSNSCRLENPFLDVSKRPTCKMPNDSCNNVRFFATSFQAKTKDNGPRLNDQITSQFIRLVTDEGHGVVPRREALERAKKLKLDLVEVDRNVDPPVCKIMDFNKEKYKQQSKEKDRVKSKSEVTLRKGDCKEVRFSAKTEQKDLKIKADSVIRLMERGYRVKCMALGSPKKGGRASKKHDGDLTEEEIAERIKQEEEEKEELRATLSRLTALMGDEFIIESGPRVEKKQAYVLVRHAKFGQSKKVGAKKFKDVQEVANAKSSANHSGPVANSLMAEKDSSESAVETEDKILSDEDDVPDEICEDNKTTWSIADSTDGFDGAFAHGTDDKDPSIYCREDMNIPRKANSSGLNFSIPNVFQPKPAQDSQQLPSSPQPSLGTINRYKPQPSLGTEKKYKPPPSLGTENRYKVRQQFPLNTSRDSRGPDKPASFGFEPRLSPRSGHSQSEINVTSSIGESKPVRTDSSAFRNMKLPPEMLKQLDVPSGTSSPASSFGMFSSPKASSPGKQDVTAEVNNSEGNRYNSGRDSTRGLGVNPKL